DNA from Streptomyces sp. Edi4:
AGCCGACCGCGACCAGGCAGGCGTTGAACCCCTCCAGGCCGGCCGACACCCGGCTCCGGTCCACGCCGAGCAAGTGCGCGGTGCCGGTACCGAGCGCGGTGCCGAGGATACCGTAGAGGCCGTACTGCCATCCCGCGGCGAAGAGCGCGACGGTGAAGATGGCCCCGGTCACGGCGCTCGGCATGAACGGCACCTGTGCCTGGCCCCGCAGCACGTACACCGCGAACAGCCCCCGGTGTGCGGTGCGCGGCAGTCGCACGTGAGCCTCCCTTGAGAACCGTGAAAGCGGCCGGTCGTGGCCAAGCGCACTGTAAGGGGCGGCATGGGGGATCCGGCAAGGGTCATATAGGCGGCGAACCGTCATGAAGCAGCCCGAAGTTCGCGCGTAGGTAAAGGTTTGTACACGACGACAGCGTGCTGAGAGCGCTCCCAGACGATGGCACGAGTGGTCCGCGCCCGCGCCCATCGGCCCCCCGCCCCCGAGCCCAGCCCGGCTCGGCCCTGTTCGGCCCCGCCCAGCCTCGGCCCAGCCCGACCCCGCCGCCCCGCCGGGATGACCCCTCACCTGACGAGACGCGCACCTGGTGGCGCGTCAGTTGGCCACCGGCTGCGGCAGTTCAGGGAGTTTCTTCTCGTAGAGCCACATCTGGAGCAGGGGCCGCACCTCGTCACCCGCCATCGCCTGCGCGTGGGCGATGAACGCGACGGTGTCGCCGATCCGTCCGCGTCGGGCTTCGTGCCATCCGCGCAGCACCGCGAAGAACCGGTCGTCGCCCAGCGTCAGACGCAGCGCGTGCAAGGTGCACGCGCCCCGGGTGTAGAGCCGGTCGTCGAAGATGCGGCGCGGGCCCGGCTCGGCGAGCCGCAGGTTCTGGCCGCGCCGCGCGAGACCGCGCCACTCCCGGCGCGCGATCTCGTCGGCGCTGTCCTCGCCGATGTGCTCCGACCACAGCCACTCGGCATACGTCGCGAAGCCCTCGTTGAGCCAGATGTGGCGCCACTCGCGGATGCCCACGCTGTTGCCGAACCACTGGTGCGCCAACTCGTGGGCCACCAGGGTCTCCCAGCCGCGCCGCCCGTCGATGTGGTTGCGGCCGAACACCGAGCGGGTCTGGTTCTCGACCGGCGCGCCGAGGTCGGCGTCGACCACCACCGCGCCGTACGCCTCGAACGGGTAGGGCCCGAACAGGTGCGAGAAGTGCCGCAGCATGTCGGGCTGGCGGCCCAGATCGTGGCGGGCCGCGTCGGCGAGCCGCGACGGATAGGCGTTGTGCACCGGGATCGACCTGCCGCCCGGCAGCCCGGGCGCCAGCACGCTGTCGTGCTGGAAGCGGCCGGTGTAGAGCGCGGCCAGATAGGTGGCCATGGGACCGGGGTGGTGATAGGTCCACACATCGGTGGCGCCCTCGCTGCGGCACTCGGTGAGCGTTCCGTTGGCGAGCGCCTGCCGGTCGCGCGGCACCGTGACCCGGAAGGTGTACGCCGCCTTGTCGTCGGGCCGGTCGTTGCAGGGGAACCAGGACGGCGCCCCGAGTGGCTGAGAGGCGACCAGGGTGCCGTCATGGCTGTCTCCGGTACGGTCCCAGCCGATGCTCCCGAACGGCGAGCGGATCGGTCCTGGCCGCCCCCCGTACCGTACCTTCGTCGTGAACGACGCTCCGGCCGCAACCGGTTGACTGGGCGTCAGGTACAGCTTGCCCTGGCGCTGCCGGACGCGGGCGGCCCTGCCGTCGATGTGCGCCGCCTGGGCGTTGAGCCGGAACAGATCGAGTTCCACCCGCTCCAAGGGCCGCAGCGCGACGGCCTGGATCAGCGCCGTACCGGCCAGGCGGCCGCTTGTGGAGTCGTAGGCGATCCGCAGATCGTAGGCGAGGGTGTCGTGCCCGTAGGAGCCGTGCTGGGGGAAGTAGCGGTCCCGGTGGCCGGTGGCCGACTCGTCCGCGATCGCGAGCGCGCCGAGCGTGGACAGGGCGGCGACCCGGACCAGGGACCGCCGGCTGTACCGGGTCACGCGGCGCTCCCTTCGCGGGGCGAGGCGCCCTGATGTGCCGTCAACTTCGTTCCATTGATGGAGAGTTGGGTATGCACGGGCGTTGACTGCTCACCCGCGATGGGGTTGCCCGCCCAGCGGGTGTCCGGCGGTACGCTCTCGCCGCGCATGACCAGTGAGGCGGCGCCGACCGAGGCCCTGGCGCCGATGTCGGTGCCGGGCAGCGCGATGCTGTGCGGGCCGAGCGACGCGCCCTCGGCGAGCCGCACGGCGTCGAGGCGCATGATCCGGTCGTGGAAGAGATGGGTCTGCAACACGCACCCCCGGTTCACGCTCGCCCCGTCCCCCAGGGTGATCAGGTCGGTCTCCGGCAGCCAGTACGTTTCCAGCCACACCCCGCGTCCGATGTGGGCCCCCAGGCTGCGCAGCCACCAGTTGAGGACCGGCGTCCCGGTGAAGGAGCCCGCCATCCACGGCACCGCCAGAGACTCGACGAAGGTGTCGTACAGCTCGTTGCGCCACACGAAGGAGGACCACAGGGGGTGCTCGCCGGCCTTGAACCGGCCGACCAGGGCCCACTTCGCGGCGGTCGCCGTCAGGCCCGCCACGGCGGCCGCCCCCACAAGGAGCAAGGTCCCCGCCAGCGCGGCGAGCAAGAGCCCGCCCCGGTTGAGAGCGCTCTGCTCGCCGATGAGTACGGCTTCGGCGAGCAGCACCGAGCAGATCAGGGGCGTCACCCTGCACAGCTCGACCGAGGCGCGGGCGAGCACGAGCCGGCGCGGCGGGTCGAAGGTGCGTCCGGGGTCGGCGGTGGCCGCGACTCTCGGCAGCGGAAGGGCCGGCCGCCCGAGCCAGGAACTGCCCGGCTCGCTGTGGGCCGGCGCGTCGCACAGCACGCCGATCAGGGCGCCGTCGGGCACCCCGCGGTCCGGGCCGACGATGCCGGAATTGCCGACGAAGGCGCGCCGTCCCACGCTCGCCCTGCCCAACTTCAGCCAGCCGCCCCGGATTTCGAACGGCGCCATCAGGGTGTCGTCGGCGAGGAAGGCGCCGTCCTCCACCGTCAGGAGAGAGGGCAGCGGCAGCACCGTCGAGATCTCCGCGCGCCGTCCCACCCGGGCCCCGAGCAGCCGCAGCCACACCGGGGTGGCCAGGCTCGCGTACAGGGGAAAGAGGCTGCCTCGGGCGCCGCCGACCAGGCGCGTCACCAGCCAGGCGCGCCAGGCGACACCGCCGCACACCGGGTGGAAGCCGGGCTTCAGGCCCCGCCCGAGGATCCGTACCAGGACCGCGAGCGTCAGCATGGAGAGCAGGGTGGTGGCCACCGCGATGGGCGGCGCGGCCACCAGCAGGCGTACCGCCACGGCTGAGAGCGTGTCGCAGGAACGCACCAGGTAGTAGACGCCGACCAGCGCGGGCGCGGTGTACAGGAGCGAGACCAGCGGCAGCGCGGTCAAGGAGAGCGCGTAGGCCACGGCCCAGCGGCGCGAGCGTTGCGGACGCGGCGCGGGCCAGCCGGTCCCGGCGACGCGCTCGTACGCCTCGGCCTGGCGGGCCGGTGAGCCGAGCCAGCGGCGGCCGGGCGGGACCTGGCCGTCCAGGCAGGCGCCCGGCTCGAGTTCGGCGTCCGTGCCGAGGACCGCGCCGGGCATCAGGGTGCTGCGGTGGCCGACCCGGGCGCCGTCCCCGACGCGTACCGCTCCGATGCGCAGCGTCGCCCCGTCCAGCCACCAGCCGCTGATGTCGGCCTCGGGCTCCACGCTCGCCCCCCGGCCGATCGTGGCAAGACCGGTCACCGGGGGCATGGCGTGCAGGGCGACGCCCTTGCCGACCCGGCAGCCCAGTGAACGCGCGTACAGACGGGCCCAGGGTGTCCCGAGCAGGGAGGAGACGCCGAACGCCGCCACGACGCGTTCGGCCGTCCACAGCCGCAGATGGACACGCCCGCCCCGGGGATAGGCACCCGGCTTCACTCCTCGGGTCAGCGCACGCGCGGCTGCCGCGCCGATGGCGAAGCGGGCCGGCGCGCTGAGGAGGACCACGGCGCCGATGAGAACGAACCACCAGGAGGTGTGCGGCGCCCAGGCCTGGGGCGCGAGCCAGCCCATGATGTTGTCGAGCGTGGCCAGCGCGATCAGCCCGCGCAGTCCGGCGACGCCGAACAGGGCTGTCGTCACCAGGAGTTGGACCACCCCGGCGCTGCGCGGAACCGGCTGGATCGTGCGTTTCTCGGCGGCGGGACCGGCGAGTGATTCAAGGTGCAGGGCCATGTCCCGCAGCAGGGGCCGGCGGTAGAGGTCGGCGACGGACACGCCGGGGTAGTGCTCACGCAGCTCGGACGCCAGTCGTGCGGCGCTCAGGCTGGAGCCGCCGAGAGCGAAGAAGTCGCTGTCCGGCTCGGGGCGCACGCCCAGCATGCGCTCCCACGCCCCGGCGAGCCGCGCGGCGGTGGAGCCGTCCTGTTCGGCCGGGGTGAGGGGAGCGCGTTGCGAGGGGAGCGGCCAGGGAAGCGCGTCCCGGTCGACCTTGCCCGAGGTACGCGTCGGCAGATCGGCTACCTCCACGAGCAGCGGCACCAGAGCGGCCGGGAGGCGTTCGGTGAGGATGCCACGCGCCTCATCGGCGCGGAATCCTTCCCGTTCAGGTACCAGGTAACCCACCAGGATCTGCCCCCCGGCCGGGGTGCCGCGCACCGCGCAGGCGGCGGCGCGTACGCCTGGAAGCGCTCTCAACGTGGCGTCGATCTCGCCGAGTTCGATGCGGCGCCCGCCCACCTTGACCTGGTCGTCGGCCCGCCCGAGGTGGACGAGGCCGGCGGCCTCGGCGCGCACGAGGTCTCCGGTGCGGTAGGCGCGCCGGGTGTCGAGGAGGGCGAGCGGCGTGAACCGTTCGGCGTCCTTGACGCCGTCCAGATACCGCGCGGTGCCCGCCCCGGCGATGACCAGTTCCCCCTCGCCTCCGTAGGGGACGGGGTTTCCGGCCCGGTCGAGGACCGCCAACTCCCAGCCGGCCAGGGGAAGTCCGATGCGTACGGGCTCCCCGGGCATCATGCGGGCCGCTGTCGCCACCACCGTGGTCTCGGTGGGCCCGTAGGTGTTCCACATCTCACGGCCCTTGACCGCGAACCGGTCCGCGAGGGCGCCCGGGCAGGCCTCACCCCCGACGATCAGGAGCCGTACGTCCTCCAACGCCTCGTCCGGCCAGAGCGCGGCCAGGGTGGGCACCGTGGAGACCACCGTGATGCCGCGCTCCATGAGCCAGGGGCCCAGTTCATGGCCGGCCCGCACCAGCGAACGCGGCGCCGGAACCAGGCAGCCGCCGTGCCGCCAGGCCAGCCACATCTCCTCGCACGAGGCGTCGAACGCGACGGAGAGGCCGGCCAGGACCCGGTCGCCGGGCCCCAACGGCCGCTCGGCCAGGAACAGTTGTGCCTCCGCGTCCACGAACGCGGCGGCCGAACGATGGGTGACCGCCACGCCCTTGGGCAGCCCCGTCGAACCGGAGGTGAAGATGATCCAGGCGTCGTCCTCGGGCCGCGCGGCACGCCAGTGGGCGCCGAGCGGTGCCGTGGACCCCGGCAGTATCCGCTCTCCCGCCTCGATGACGGCGCACACCCCGGCCTCGCTGAAGACCGTCGCCGCGCGTTCATCGGGGTCGTCGGCGTCGACCGGCACATACGCCGCGCCGCACAGCAGCACCGCGAGGATGGCGAGATACAGATCGCAGGTGCCGGACGGGATACGGATGCCGACCCGGTCGCCGGGGCCGATGCCGTGGCGGGTGAGCCGCACGGCGCGTTCGGTGATCCGGTCGCAGAGGTCTTGGTAGGTCAGCCGCTCGCCGCCCGCGTCGAGTGCGGGTGCGCCCGGGTGGGCGGCCGCCGTCGCGTCCAGTATGTCGAGCAGGGTGCGGGGGTGCGGGGCCGCTGCGCCGCGGAAGACGGCCGGCAGGTGCGAAGACATCGGTATGCCTCTGGCGTAGTGCGGGTGGTACGGACATCCTTCGGACATCCGCCCATCCAGACGGGCATACCGAGCGGCGGGTTCGCACCCGCCCTGGTACTTGACGATATTTATCCGTTGTTTTCGAAGTGATTCGGATGATTATGGCGCCGATCGGGGCAAGTTCAGGGGCGATCCCGGCGGCAGAGGTCCCTTGCGCGTAGCACTAGTTCGGTGGCGAACCGGTGTTCGGGGTCGGCGAGCCGGTCGCCGAAGATGGACTCGAGGGTGCGCATCCGGTAGCGCACCGTCTGCGGGTGCACGGCGAGGAGTTCGCCCATGTGGGCGGCGGTGCCACGGGTCGCGAGCCAGGTCCGCAGGGTGTCGATGAGGCGGTCGCGCCGACCGGGTGTAAGCGCTTCCAAAGGGGCGAGTTCGCGGCGGGCGAGGTGTTCGAGCAGCGCCGGATCGGAGCGCAGCCAGAGCGTGACCAGGTGGTCCTCGCAGTACAGCCGGCCGGACTCGCTCTCGATGACGCCCGCCGCCGCGAGGTCGAGGACCTGGCGCGCCCAACGCAGGGAGTCGGACGCGTCACCGATGGGGACCTCGAGCCCCACCGCGGCCCAGGACCCGTGCAGGGCGGCGTCCAGCATCCGTCTTCGCGTCTCGTCCACCGGGCCCGGCACCAGGAGGTGGGGGTGCGGTTCGCCGGAGTCGACCAGGACATCGTTGTCCAAAGCGGCGCGCGTGAGGCCCGCCCCGGAGCGGAGCGCGATCAGGGTGACTCGCTCGGGCAGTGGCCAGCGGGCGCGGTCGGCCAGTTCCGCGATGGCGGCGCGGGGCACTGGGGAGCCGGCGAGGACCAGATGCAGCAGCCGTCTGCGCAGCGCGTCGGAGCGCTCGCCGGAGAAGGACGTTACCTCCAGATACCCCTCTCGTGAGAGCGCTTCCAATTCCTCGACGTACGTGAAGAGCGCGTCCGCGAAGCTGAGCATCAGGGCGGGGGAGAGGTTGTAGCGCCGGCCGATCTTCTTGGCCCGCCGCAGCGCGACGCGGGCGCCCAGCCGGTAGGCCCCCTGGAGCGTTTCCAGGCTCCGGCCCTCGTAGGCCTCGAACCGGCCGAAGCGCCGGCACATCTCGTCGCGGAGGGTGGAGGGCGCGCTGGGGGAGGCGACCTGGTCGACGAAGACGGTGAGATTCTGTTCCACCCCGACCCTGATGGCCTCCCCGTAGGGGCCCTCGAGCAACCGGGCGTACTCGGGGTAGGCGCGCGTGACCTCCGCGCCGATCTCCTTGAGGAGTCCCGGAAGTTCGGGACGCATGATCGCGGCGAACTCCTGTGGGAGCGGTCCCAAGGGCTCCTGGGTGTCCGATGACTGCGCGGCTGTGGGCATCTCACTCCCCTTGCACTACGGCGCTCCGGTGGGGGGATGACCGATGGGGAAAGCGCTCCCATCGACCGACAGGTGCGTACCTTGGCGGACTGCTGAACCTAGAACAACTGCCGTGCCAGGGACAACACTTGGGTCGGTGCCGGGCTCAGGGTGCGTCGGTTGTCGGCCGATTCCGGTGCGGCCCGGCCGGAGCTCGGCCGGGCCGCCGCGCGTGGGTGGTGGCAGACGTCACTGGGCCGCCGAATGCCAGTACTGAGAGAGGAGTTTGCCGTTGTTGGGAACGACCGTGCCGGGGGCGTGCAGTCCGGCGAGGTAGGTGGACGCGTTGTTGAGGACGAGGTTGTTGCGGCCGCCCGCCGAGGGAAGGCCCGTCTTGAGGTTCACCGCCCAGTCGAGCAGGCCCGCGAGGCCGCAACCGCTTGCCCCGGGCACCGCGAACGTGGTGTCCGTCTGGTCGGCGCCGGTGAGGCTGAGCCGGTTCATGACGCCGGCCGTGTTGGCCGTGCCGTTGCCGTCGAAGCGCTGGATGCCGAGCTTGGGCACCGTGACGTTCTGGGGGCGCAGAACGATGGGGTGGGCCGCCGATCCGAGGTAGCAGGAGCCGCCGAGGAGTGGGTTTTGCAGATGGATGCGGACCGGGATCGCGAGAATCGGCTGACCGGAGGTGGCACCGGCGGTGAGTTGGAAGTCGCTGGGCGTACCGACGGATTCCATGGTCGCGGTCACCCGGTTGAGACTGGCGTTGGTGATGCCCTGGCAGATGCCGCTGACGACGGGGATGTCGCTCGGGCACATCAGGCCGAGCAGCCCGCCGGGGATGTCGGCGGGGTCGGCGACCAGCGCGCCGCCGGCGGGGGCGACGAGTGTGGATGTCCCGCCCGAGTGCTGGATGACCCCGACCTGCAAGTCGCTCGCTCCCGTGGTGACGTCGGTGTTGCCGAGCTTGATGGAGCCGCCGGGCGAGTGGGAGGCGATGCACTGCACGATGTCGGCGCGTCCGTCGGCCGCGAGCATGGCCGGGTCGTCCACGGGACACCGGGTGAACGGGGCCCAGTCACCCGCCAGTTGACTCGCCGACGTGGTGTCGGCGGAGGCGGTCCCCACCGCACCCAGCACTGTCAGGGCGGTGCCCGTGGCGAGCAGTGCGGCGCTCAGGCGGTTGGATACGGGTCTCATGGAGTCGTCCCCTCTGGACGTCCCGACACGCGACGTCCTGTACGGATATGGGCGGCTGCGCCAACAACTGTGTACCGAACCGGAGTTGGCCGGAAGTCAGCGCAGGGGCGGCGGGATGGTCGTGGGCTGCTTGTCCGGGGTGCACAGCTTGGCCGGGTCGTCCGGGATGCCGGACGCGCACGGCGCTCCCTGGTTCTGCTTCACCGTGTTGGCGGGCCCGGACACCGACGCGGTGAACAGCGGGCTGAGGTCTTCGCCCACGCCGCAACCGGTGAACGGCGGAATGGTCACCTCGCCGTCCAGGGGACCGCCCCGGGAGAGCGAGTAGCCGCGCCAGACGGTGTCCTTGCCCTTCTTGAGCTGC
Protein-coding regions in this window:
- a CDS encoding Pls/PosA family non-ribosomal peptide synthetase, translating into MSSHLPAVFRGAAAPHPRTLLDILDATAAAHPGAPALDAGGERLTYQDLCDRITERAVRLTRHGIGPGDRVGIRIPSGTCDLYLAILAVLLCGAAYVPVDADDPDERAATVFSEAGVCAVIEAGERILPGSTAPLGAHWRAARPEDDAWIIFTSGSTGLPKGVAVTHRSAAAFVDAEAQLFLAERPLGPGDRVLAGLSVAFDASCEEMWLAWRHGGCLVPAPRSLVRAGHELGPWLMERGITVVSTVPTLAALWPDEALEDVRLLIVGGEACPGALADRFAVKGREMWNTYGPTETTVVATAARMMPGEPVRIGLPLAGWELAVLDRAGNPVPYGGEGELVIAGAGTARYLDGVKDAERFTPLALLDTRRAYRTGDLVRAEAAGLVHLGRADDQVKVGGRRIELGEIDATLRALPGVRAAACAVRGTPAGGQILVGYLVPEREGFRADEARGILTERLPAALVPLLVEVADLPTRTSGKVDRDALPWPLPSQRAPLTPAEQDGSTAARLAGAWERMLGVRPEPDSDFFALGGSSLSAARLASELREHYPGVSVADLYRRPLLRDMALHLESLAGPAAEKRTIQPVPRSAGVVQLLVTTALFGVAGLRGLIALATLDNIMGWLAPQAWAPHTSWWFVLIGAVVLLSAPARFAIGAAAARALTRGVKPGAYPRGGRVHLRLWTAERVVAAFGVSSLLGTPWARLYARSLGCRVGKGVALHAMPPVTGLATIGRGASVEPEADISGWWLDGATLRIGAVRVGDGARVGHRSTLMPGAVLGTDAELEPGACLDGQVPPGRRWLGSPARQAEAYERVAGTGWPAPRPQRSRRWAVAYALSLTALPLVSLLYTAPALVGVYYLVRSCDTLSAVAVRLLVAAPPIAVATTLLSMLTLAVLVRILGRGLKPGFHPVCGGVAWRAWLVTRLVGGARGSLFPLYASLATPVWLRLLGARVGRRAEISTVLPLPSLLTVEDGAFLADDTLMAPFEIRGGWLKLGRASVGRRAFVGNSGIVGPDRGVPDGALIGVLCDAPAHSEPGSSWLGRPALPLPRVAATADPGRTFDPPRRLVLARASVELCRVTPLICSVLLAEAVLIGEQSALNRGGLLLAALAGTLLLVGAAAVAGLTATAAKWALVGRFKAGEHPLWSSFVWRNELYDTFVESLAVPWMAGSFTGTPVLNWWLRSLGAHIGRGVWLETYWLPETDLITLGDGASVNRGCVLQTHLFHDRIMRLDAVRLAEGASLGPHSIALPGTDIGARASVGAASLVMRGESVPPDTRWAGNPIAGEQSTPVHTQLSINGTKLTAHQGASPREGSAA
- a CDS encoding helix-turn-helix domain-containing protein, with amino-acid sequence MPTAAQSSDTQEPLGPLPQEFAAIMRPELPGLLKEIGAEVTRAYPEYARLLEGPYGEAIRVGVEQNLTVFVDQVASPSAPSTLRDEMCRRFGRFEAYEGRSLETLQGAYRLGARVALRRAKKIGRRYNLSPALMLSFADALFTYVEELEALSREGYLEVTSFSGERSDALRRRLLHLVLAGSPVPRAAIAELADRARWPLPERVTLIALRSGAGLTRAALDNDVLVDSGEPHPHLLVPGPVDETRRRMLDAALHGSWAAVGLEVPIGDASDSLRWARQVLDLAAAGVIESESGRLYCEDHLVTLWLRSDPALLEHLARRELAPLEALTPGRRDRLIDTLRTWLATRGTAAHMGELLAVHPQTVRYRMRTLESIFGDRLADPEHRFATELVLRARDLCRRDRP
- a CDS encoding M1 family metallopeptidase; the encoded protein is MTRYSRRSLVRVAALSTLGALAIADESATGHRDRYFPQHGSYGHDTLAYDLRIAYDSTSGRLAGTALIQAVALRPLERVELDLFRLNAQAAHIDGRAARVRQRQGKLYLTPSQPVAAGASFTTKVRYGGRPGPIRSPFGSIGWDRTGDSHDGTLVASQPLGAPSWFPCNDRPDDKAAYTFRVTVPRDRQALANGTLTECRSEGATDVWTYHHPGPMATYLAALYTGRFQHDSVLAPGLPGGRSIPVHNAYPSRLADAARHDLGRQPDMLRHFSHLFGPYPFEAYGAVVVDADLGAPVENQTRSVFGRNHIDGRRGWETLVAHELAHQWFGNSVGIREWRHIWLNEGFATYAEWLWSEHIGEDSADEIARREWRGLARRGQNLRLAEPGPRRIFDDRLYTRGACTLHALRLTLGDDRFFAVLRGWHEARRGRIGDTVAFIAHAQAMAGDEVRPLLQMWLYEKKLPELPQPVAN